In one window of Amblyraja radiata isolate CabotCenter1 chromosome 29, sAmbRad1.1.pri, whole genome shotgun sequence DNA:
- the LOC116989712 gene encoding histone H2A-like, translating into MSGRGKTGGKVRAKTKTRSSRAGLQFPVGRIHRLLRKGHYAERIGAGAPVYLAAVLEYLTAEILELAGNAARDNKKSRIIPRHLQLAVRNDEELNKLLGGVTIAQGGVLPNIQAVLLPKKTGHQSKVYV; encoded by the coding sequence ATGTCAGGAAGAGGTAAAACTGGTGGGAAAGTTCGCGCCAAAACAAAGACACGTTCTTCCCGAGCTGGTTTGCAATTCCCTGTTGGACGAATCCATCGACTGTTGCGAAAAGGTCACTATGCTGAGCGCATTGGTGCTGGCGCTCCGGTTTATTTAGCGGCGGTGCTCGAGTACCTGACAGCGGAGATTTTAGAACTGGCGGGAAACGCGGCCCGCGACAACAAGAAGTCCAGGATCATCCCCCGCCACCTGCAACTCGCCGTCCGCAACGACGAGGAGCTCAACAAGCTGTTGGGTGGGGTCACCATTGCCCAAGGTGGTGTTTTGCCCAACATCCAGGCTGTACTGCTGCCCAAGAAAACCGGCCATCAAAGCAAAGTTTATGTCTAA